The Juglans regia cultivar Chandler chromosome 1, Walnut 2.0, whole genome shotgun sequence nucleotide sequence GTGGGATTCTCTGATTGATTCAGAGAATTCAAAGCAGCCGCTTTGATTGATTGGAACAAAATCGGAGTTAATGGGTGTTGATTTCCATGGCTTGTGGGCTCTAAGCCTCTGCTTTTCCTTTTGGAAAATCAAAAGGTGAATACTTTTGCGTTGTtttgtatatcttttatttgctttGGTCGGTGGTATTTGATTTGCCACTTGAGTGAGTGAGTTCGtgagaaaaaaatcataaatttgtgACCTTTTTAAATTATGTCTGTAGGTTTTATCTGTGTAGGTTGAATTTCGATAATTCCAGATGATTTTTTCTAGTGGGGTTTGAGAAATATCGTGGCCTTCTGCTTCTGATAATAAATGAGCTTTTTGCAACGCTGAGCTCTTATATATGCTTTTGTTGTTTCGTTTTCGTTTGATATGAATTTTGACTCCTTATCAGTCTTCTTGGGTCGGAGTTAAGTTGCAGTTCATTTGAACCATAATTGGATATGGTTGCTAGAAATTTTGGTCATCATATTCTATTTCTTGCGCGATGTGTGGATTTTATTGTATGATGTATGATAATAGGTCTGATTGGACATGATCTTAGGACAGATTAGTGGGCTTGTGTTGCTGATGTATTGTCTATTTACATATAGAAGTTATTGATTTACCTTTGGTGGTGGTGTTGGTGAAAAGATTTTGGAGTGTCTTCAGGCAATATGAGGAGTAAGAATAGGATTGGAAAGCGGAGGGGCAGAGAACTTGGGCGGAAACTTGGCAAGATTGTGAAGTGTATCTGCTCCGGGGAGCAGTTTAACGCAGTGGATGAAATGGCTCCTTCATCAGAATCACTTGCAATCAAGAATTATTCAGAAAGTGCGGATTCTTTAAAAGCTGTTGAGGTTGAAAAGAAGCTGGATACTGGGAACATAGAGGAAGCTGAGTCATCTCTGCGTGAGAGTGGTTGTTTGAATTATGAGGTTGGTTTCCgttttgttttggctttggAGTATGTTTATCTCTGGAGTaatcacttttctttttcctaatttACACATGGGCGGaaattatctattatatatagtgACCCATAGTAGCAATGCTtgattttcatctcattatatgTACATTTATTTGGGCCTTCCTTTAGCCTTAATTGTGCTTTCAATTCAAGGCCACTCCTCCCTCCTTACTAGTTATAAATGAAGCTGTTGTCCACATCATATAATGAGATGTTGCCTTTCAAGACTTGCACTCTTCTTAAGCGAATAATAGGGATTCAACTGCTGCTGTACACTACAAGATATTTCTATACTCGAACCTCAGAAATCAGTGATGAAAATGATCTGCATCGACTTTTGTGAAGGATGCTTGTGATAATATGTTTTGCATCTTTAAGACCAAGATCTCTGTTTATGCAGGAAGCAAGAGCATTATTAGGAAGATATGAGTATCAAAAAGGCAATATAGAAGCTGCATTACATGTATTTGAAGGAATAGATATTGCTGTGGTAACTCCTAAGATAAAAGTCGCCCTTGCTAGAAAAGGTGAACATCATAAGAGGCGTTCTCAAAATTTTGCTAGCCCACCTATGTCTATACATGCTGTCAGCTTACTCTCGGAAGCAATCTTTCTCAAAGCAAAATCATTGCAGGGTCTTGGGAGGTTTAAAGGTATTTCTTTTACGTTTTCTTTCTGAATTTGCAGAAGTtgctccttttttcttttgctcgtcaaaaatataataatttagagAAGTTGCTAGTTGAAACGTGCATATTTTCAATCTTCACAttgcttttctattttcttcttcccaGTGATAAATATGAGAGCATGgtttaggtttgggtttaattGTGGTGAAGTTTCTTTTTGCTGTTGCTTTActataatttcagattttgtaTTTGGAAAACTTCATGGactttttcaacaattttttttttttttttcaattacatATATTGCTGGAGAGTCGCTACTGTCAAGATGTGGTGTAAAAACCCTCCAATCACAAACTGCCACTTAAGGATtctacaattttaaaaaaaaaaaaatgcaccgaAACAgattacttcttatgataatttattatgaaaatctaaagtaaaaaataaaaaaaaatttacggGTGGTCCAGTGGTGGTGGCCACACCCCTTGATGGAGATCCACCCTGGCTAGGGTGGAGGCAGACCACCCCAGGGGTGGCAACCATTCCTTGTCGGTGCTGTCCAccttgttttttaaaaaaaaataaaaaaataaaaaattttactattatttaaaaaacttcAATAATTTACTCATAGtgtgggtgttttttttttgtcttgtaaTAAAAAGCTTGTGTCAGCTTTCTATTGAAGGGTGTGAAGGACATGGTTTACAAAGACCTTCTTGAGATTAAATTCTTATTGCTGTAGTCATAATAATAAGAATGTCAACAAAACTAATGCATAatcttaggctgcgtttggatgttgagttgagttctttatgaatagtagtgagttgagaatGTGAAGTAAGTTTTGTGGGGCTCgcttaatatgagtttagatgtgtctggatgttaaaatgagtttagatatatttataggaatttgaaaaaggttgtgggtcctcCGTGTAAAGtggtgttgaattgaaaaaggttgtgtgtcccacgtgtaaagaggttttgagttgatatgagtttagtaatttgagagttgggtgtttggatgttagactcaacttaaaattagactgaactgagttgatctcagtacagtccaacaaccaaacagtGCCTTAATGTTCCTTGAAAATTTATATTGCATATCATTCCCACTTGAGTCTTCACCAAAAGATTTTGGGTTCCATCACTGTATTTGTTGTTCCTCATTCTAGTCTTGCAGCTTAGCATGTTGAGTTCCGTTGAGAATCTGGCCAAGCAATGGGGGCTTTGCTCATTATCTTTTGCTTGtaaaaagtttaaataaatgaaggaaaaaaatgaaatttgtgagCTTAACAATCCAAACATCATTGCATAGCTAATTCctatttaaattgttcttgCAGAAGCTGCTCAATCTTGCAAAGTTATTCTGGACATAGTTGAGTCCTCATTACCCGGAGGCTTGCCTGAAAACTTTGGTGCTGATTGTAAATTGCAGGAGACTCTAAACAAAGCTGTTGAGTTGCTTCCAGAATTATGGAAACTTGCTGATTCTCCACATGAAGCAATCTTGTCATACCGACAGGCGCTCCTGCATCATTGGAATCTTGATGCAGTAACAGCAGCAAAGATCCAAAAAGAGTTTGCCATATTTCTTCTGTACAGTGGAGGTGAAGCAAGTCCTCCAAATCTCCGCTCCCAAATGGACAGTTCATTCATACCCAGGAATAATATAGAAGAGGCTATACTTCTATTGATGATACTATTAAGAAAAGTTTCCCTCAAGAGAATTGAGTGGGATCCATCAATCCTGGATCACCTTTCATTTGCTCTATCTGTGGCAGGGGATTTGAGGGCTTTAGCTAATCAAGTAGAAGAACTGCCTCCTGGAATCATCAATCGGAAAGATAGGTACCTTACTCTAGCTCTGTGTTACTGTGGAGCAGGGGAGGACTTGGTTGCTATTAATCTACTTAGAAAATTGTTGAATGGCAGTGAGGATCCAAAATGTCTTCCCGCTCTATTATTGGCATCAAAGATTTGTGGGGAAAACCCGAATCTTGCTGAGGAAGGGATAAGTTTTGCTTGCAGAGCCTTGGAAAGTTTGGATTGTGGATGCAATCAATTGGAAAGTATTGCCAATTTTCTATTGGGTGTCTCACTTTCAGCGCATTCAAAATCAGCTGTTGCTGATTCAGACAGGGCCACAAGGCAGTCTGAGACAGTTCAGGCCCTTGAAACTGCTGGGAAAATGACAAGAATGAATGACCCCAATATTCTTTACCATCTCAGCCTAGAAAATGCCGACCAGAGGAAGTTAGATGCTGCACTTTATTATGCAAAGCGTTTGCTGAAATTGGAAGGTAGCTGTAATATTCATGGGTGGTTATTATTGGCCCGGATATTGTCAGCTAAGAAACAGTTTATTGAGGCGGAAACTGTCATTAATGCTGCACTGGATGAGACTGGAAAATGGGATCAGGGAGAGCTGTTGCGGACTAAAGCTAAACTTCAAATAGCACAGGGTCAGTTAAAAATTGCCATTGACACTTATACTCAGCTTCTTGCCATTCTTCAAGTTCAGCGCAAAAGCTTTGGTTCTGGGAAGAAACTTATCAAGGTTTGTTAAGCTCAAAATTATTAGCTCCAATATTTTGGCATGGAACTCTTATTACCTTTCGCTTAAAATTTCTTCATGTTCTGTTGTTCGTGGGAATTAAACTGTGTCTTGTTCCTGAAAGAATCAAATATTCTTTTTGGAATTGGATGCATTTAGTTTCTCACGTTGTTATCTTAGTAGTGCttgatataagaaaaatgataggttTCTACTAACTGGCATTCTGAATGCGACCTCTGGTTCCAAGAGATGGGATGACGGACATCGGCAAAAGATTATTTCTATTGAGACACTTTGATTATTTCTATTTAAGCTATATCGTTGAAGGACTAGTGTCATAACTAGATAGATATACTTCTATAGATTCAGCCCTACTTGGATCATTTAAAAGTCAAAGTGGTGGaagtttctctcttttttttcccccctctATAACTGATATATGGGGGATATTTACTGATTACAAAAATGATATGCAGAGGATAATTGCAGTTCCATTTTCTGAGTTCGTTTTCCATTACCAAAAACGCTCCCtcttttctttgtatttttaacattccaataattctttttagataaaatttttttgagctagttaatatttttgaaatactCATCACAGAGCTGCAAAACTCCTGCTAAGAGTTTGGAAGTGGAAGTATGGCATGATCTTGCTTATCTCTACATAAGCCTGTCGCAATGGCGTGATGCTGAGATTTGTCTTTCAAAATCTAAGGCCATCTGTTCTTACTGTGCTTCTAGATGTCATGCCACAGGTATATCTATATCATCACTCATTctatagttttttctttcttccaatCATCTCTGTGATATTTTAGATGCCTTTTTGTTTAGGTAAAAGTTTTGTCGTCGTCCAATTTTACTTGGTCACGtaattttcaataaacaaaACTGACATTTAGTTTTTCCGCTTTTTGCAAAGTACTGAAAATATGATTTACTTGGGATAACAAGTTTATGAAAAAGGACAAATTTGATGCAGTTGTTAACAATGAATCTTGTTTTAGTGATGgctattttttcccttttttcacAAAGGGTTGGCCTAAACAAGCCACCCCTTCAGAGCTCAAAAAATTGTGTCTGACCATATGTCCTAATAGCCATACATACAGCAATCACCAATTGAGGCCGAGCCTGACATAATTTGCCAACCAACCCTTTTTCTTAGTGATATCCCTTGAGTCTTTGGTACTTATTCCGGACTTCTAGGCTCTAGTGGACTGATGCCATCATTTCTTAAAGCAAGAAGTTTTGGGCTATGTACTTATATTAGATTGGGAGATTTTTCCCTTAATTACCGgaggtgcacttgcaggaaactccttaccgagggcctgtgcacttCCGGAATTAGTTGAGACACTGTTCTtagacacccagtgccaataaaaaaaaaataaaatttgggctATATATATCTCACTTTTGTCGAAAATTGCTcttgatttgaattttttttataagtaataagagattttattaatgcaaGTAAATAgacatagtccaagtacacaagaattTTGAATATACAGCCGACATTTGAATTTTTAAGGCAGACACTATGTTTGCTTCCCTTTTATAAGAGGTTCGCTTACTTTATAGTTTTCCCAAGTTTTCTTGGCCATTTTAAGGAAAGATGAAAAAATTCTATCAATATAAAATTCctttttttacttgtaaaaaaaatataaacttccTTTTGAATTGGGGGTCCATTCTATTGATAATTATTCATTGTTTTGCATTGCGTGCTGTCATGAATTAGCTTTTGTCATTCCTGGAGATCTTTACCCGAGCTAAATTGCCAGCCTCTCGATccccattattttttcaattaaaaactGTCGGACCATTGGTTGCTGGGATTTTGGTTCTGTTTTCATACAATGACTTGACTGGCTGGTAGGGCTTGACAAGTACTCCCCTTTTATTCTGCctcatgttttaaaatattcagTTTCAATCtgagataaataaatttattggagTATCTTTATGCCCCTAGAATCTTTAACTGAGAGAGAAAAGACTGATTTGAACATTTCTTGTGAGAAAACTACAATGTCTTCTGGCATGGTTATGGCCGAGACCTATAATTGAAGGGATCATAATGGAATTTACAGGTGTGCTTTATGAAGCAAAAGGACTTTACAAAGAAGCTCTAAAAGCTTTTGCGGATGGTTTGGAAATTGATCCCACCCATGTCCCAAGCTTGATCTCCATAGCTGTGGTTCTCAGGCAGCTCGGTAACCCATCACATGCAGTTGTGAGAAGCTTTCTGATGAATGCACTACAACTTGACAGAATGAATCATTCTGCATGGTATAATCTCGGTTTACTCTATAAAGCTGAGGGCACTGCATCATCGTTACTAGAAGCTACTGAATATTTTGAGGCTGCCACTCTTCTTGAGGAGTCTGCCCCAATTGAACCCTTCCGATGACGGTTTCATGTAAACATTTCTTCTCTGTAAACCCCCAGAATCCTCTCCTCTCCCACCACTGTCTTCTCATATGAATCTTCACTTGCTAGTGAAAgccaataaaaagaaagttCATCTGTTCTGGTTGAGTTGCAACACTAAGACAGAGTAAGCTTCTGGTCATTTTTAGAGGATATAGCAAACTAGTACAAGTGAGTGACTGGCCACTGAATTACTTGCATACAACAATATATAAACTtcttttagggcaggtttgggaggtgagatgagaattttgtattttgttttggagtttaaaatattatattttaat carries:
- the LOC108995987 gene encoding protein NPGR2-like, which translates into the protein MRSKNRIGKRRGRELGRKLGKIVKCICSGEQFNAVDEMAPSSESLAIKNYSESADSLKAVEVEKKLDTGNIEEAESSLRESGCLNYEEARALLGRYEYQKGNIEAALHVFEGIDIAVVTPKIKVALARKGEHHKRRSQNFASPPMSIHAVSLLSEAIFLKAKSLQGLGRFKEAAQSCKVILDIVESSLPGGLPENFGADCKLQETLNKAVELLPELWKLADSPHEAILSYRQALLHHWNLDAVTAAKIQKEFAIFLLYSGGEASPPNLRSQMDSSFIPRNNIEEAILLLMILLRKVSLKRIEWDPSILDHLSFALSVAGDLRALANQVEELPPGIINRKDRYLTLALCYCGAGEDLVAINLLRKLLNGSEDPKCLPALLLASKICGENPNLAEEGISFACRALESLDCGCNQLESIANFLLGVSLSAHSKSAVADSDRATRQSETVQALETAGKMTRMNDPNILYHLSLENADQRKLDAALYYAKRLLKLEGSCNIHGWLLLARILSAKKQFIEAETVINAALDETGKWDQGELLRTKAKLQIAQGQLKIAIDTYTQLLAILQVQRKSFGSGKKLIKSCKTPAKSLEVEVWHDLAYLYISLSQWRDAEICLSKSKAICSYCASRCHATGVLYEAKGLYKEALKAFADGLEIDPTHVPSLISIAVVLRQLGNPSHAVVRSFLMNALQLDRMNHSAWYNLGLLYKAEGTASSLLEATEYFEAATLLEESAPIEPFR